Proteins co-encoded in one Streptomyces roseochromogenus subsp. oscitans DS 12.976 genomic window:
- a CDS encoding ribonuclease D, with protein sequence MTDAQETAADSSLRTTGGTPPDDAGSSVMGAPTPLLEPREGIPPVIAGEAALAEVIAAFAAGSGPVAVDAERASGYRYGQRAYLVQLRRQGAGTALIDPVTCPDLSAFGGALSGVEWVLHAATQDLPCLREIGMIPTRLFDTELAGRLAGFPRVGLGAMVENVLGFVLEKGHSAVDWSTRPLPEPWLRYAALDVELLVDLRDALEKELDRQGKLEWALQEFDAIAAAPPAEPRKDPWRRTSGMHKVRRRRQLGVVRELWETRDRIAQRRDVSPGKVLSDAAIVEAALALPANVHALAALNGFGHRMGRRQLEQWQTAVDRAKALTESQLPQPGQPVTGPPPPRAWADKDPAAAARLSAARAGVTALAEQLVMPQENLVSPDTVRRICWEPPKVVDTESVGVALAGYGARPWQVEQVTPVLVAALADGQGV encoded by the coding sequence GTGACCGACGCCCAAGAGACCGCAGCAGACAGCTCCCTGCGCACCACCGGAGGCACCCCTCCGGACGACGCCGGATCTTCTGTGATGGGGGCGCCGACTCCGCTGCTCGAACCCCGCGAGGGCATTCCGCCCGTGATCGCCGGCGAAGCCGCCCTCGCCGAGGTGATCGCCGCCTTCGCCGCGGGCTCCGGCCCGGTCGCCGTCGACGCCGAGCGGGCGTCCGGCTACCGCTACGGGCAGCGCGCCTACCTGGTGCAGCTGCGCCGCCAGGGCGCCGGGACCGCGCTGATCGACCCCGTGACCTGCCCGGACCTCTCCGCGTTCGGTGGGGCGCTGTCCGGCGTCGAGTGGGTGCTGCACGCCGCCACCCAGGACCTGCCCTGTCTGCGGGAAATAGGCATGATCCCGACCCGGCTCTTCGACACCGAGCTGGCCGGCCGGCTCGCCGGGTTCCCCCGGGTCGGCCTCGGCGCCATGGTCGAGAACGTGCTGGGCTTCGTTCTGGAGAAGGGCCACTCGGCCGTCGACTGGTCGACCCGGCCGCTGCCCGAGCCGTGGCTGCGCTATGCCGCGCTCGACGTGGAACTCCTCGTCGACCTGCGCGACGCGCTGGAGAAGGAGCTGGACCGGCAGGGCAAGCTGGAGTGGGCCCTGCAGGAGTTCGACGCGATCGCGGCCGCGCCGCCCGCCGAGCCGAGGAAGGATCCCTGGCGTCGTACGTCCGGCATGCACAAGGTGCGCAGACGCCGGCAGCTCGGTGTCGTACGGGAGCTGTGGGAGACGCGGGACCGGATCGCGCAGCGGCGGGACGTGTCGCCGGGCAAGGTGCTCAGTGACGCCGCCATCGTGGAGGCGGCGCTCGCGCTTCCGGCCAACGTCCATGCGCTCGCGGCGCTGAACGGGTTCGGGCATCGGATGGGGCGGCGGCAGCTGGAGCAGTGGCAGACGGCCGTGGACCGTGCGAAGGCGCTGACCGAGTCGCAGCTGCCGCAGCCGGGGCAGCCGGTCACCGGGCCGCCGCCGCCACGGGCGTGGGCCGACAAGGATCCCGCCGCGGCGGCGCGGTTGTCCGCGGCCCGGGCGGGTGTGACGGCTCTCGCCGAGCAGCTCGTCATGCCCCAGGAGAACCTGGTGTCCCCGGACACGGTCCGGCGCATCTGCTGGGAGCCGCCGAAGGTGGTCGACACCGAGTCCGTGGGGGTCGCGCTGGCGGGATACGGCGCGCGTCCGTGGCAGGTGGAGCAGGTGACGCCGGTACTGGTCGCCGCGCTGGCCGACGGCCAGGGTGTCTAG
- a CDS encoding thiolase family protein gives MPRTVRDVVFVDGVRTPFGKAGPKGIYHETRADDLVVKAIRELLRRNPGLDPKKIDEVAIAATTQIGDQGLTLGRTAGILAGLPQSVPGYSIDRMCAGALTAVTTTAGSIAFGAYDAVIAGGVEHMGRHPMGEGVDPNPRFVSEKLVDESALFMGMTAENLHDRYPQITKLRADEYAVRSQEKAAKAYANGKIQQDLVPISVRRTNPEAGETGWGLVTADEPMRPGTTLENLAGLKTPFRVHGRVTAGNAAGLNDGATASIIASEDFARENNLPVKMRLVSYAFAGVEPEVMGYGPIPATEKALAKAGLGIGDIGLFEINEAFAVQVLAFLDHYGIADDDARVNQYGGAIAYGHPLASSGVRLMTQLARQFEEQPNVRYGLTTMCVGFGMGATVIWENPHFEGDK, from the coding sequence GTGCCTCGTACCGTCAGGGACGTCGTCTTCGTCGACGGCGTCCGCACCCCGTTCGGCAAGGCGGGCCCGAAGGGCATCTACCACGAGACCCGCGCCGACGACCTTGTCGTGAAGGCGATCCGGGAGCTGCTGCGCCGCAACCCCGGCCTGGATCCGAAGAAGATCGATGAGGTCGCCATCGCCGCGACCACGCAGATCGGTGACCAGGGCCTGACCCTCGGTCGTACGGCCGGCATCCTCGCCGGTCTCCCCCAGTCCGTCCCGGGCTACTCGATCGACCGCATGTGCGCCGGCGCCCTCACCGCCGTCACCACCACCGCCGGCTCCATCGCCTTCGGCGCCTACGACGCCGTCATCGCCGGTGGCGTCGAGCACATGGGCCGCCACCCGATGGGCGAGGGCGTGGACCCGAACCCGCGGTTCGTGAGCGAGAAGCTGGTCGACGAGTCCGCTCTTTTCATGGGCATGACCGCGGAGAACCTGCACGACCGCTATCCGCAGATCACCAAGCTGCGCGCCGACGAGTACGCGGTGCGCTCGCAGGAGAAGGCCGCCAAGGCGTACGCCAACGGCAAGATCCAGCAGGACCTGGTGCCGATCTCGGTGCGCCGGACGAACCCGGAGGCCGGCGAGACCGGCTGGGGCCTGGTGACGGCCGACGAGCCGATGCGTCCGGGCACGACGCTGGAGAACCTGGCCGGCCTCAAGACCCCGTTCCGTGTGCACGGCCGGGTCACGGCCGGTAACGCGGCCGGTCTGAACGACGGTGCGACCGCCTCGATCATCGCCTCCGAGGACTTCGCCCGCGAGAACAACCTGCCGGTCAAGATGCGCCTCGTCTCGTACGCCTTCGCGGGCGTCGAGCCGGAGGTCATGGGCTACGGCCCGATCCCGGCGACCGAGAAGGCCCTCGCCAAGGCGGGGCTGGGCATCGGTGACATCGGCCTGTTCGAGATCAACGAGGCCTTCGCCGTGCAGGTGCTGGCCTTCCTCGACCACTACGGCATCGCGGACGACGACGCGCGCGTCAACCAGTACGGCGGTGCGATCGCCTACGGTCACCCGCTGGCCTCGTCGGGTGTGCGTCTGATGACGCAGCTGGCCCGCCAGTTCGAGGAGCAGCCGAACGTCCGCTACGGCCTGACCACCATGTGCGTCGGCTTCGGCATGGGCGCGACGGTCATCTGGGAGAACCCGCACTTCGAGGGGGACAAGTGA
- a CDS encoding 3-hydroxyacyl-CoA dehydrogenase NAD-binding domain-containing protein: MSTTAELLKQASDLFPDEVVTSAHVRHLDLPFGAGRFALITLDNGLDHTKPTTFGPASLANLNTAIDQVEKEAAEGTIVGAGVTGKPFIFAVGADLKGVELLKEHEHALAIGKGGHEVFKRLAGLAVPTFAYYNGAAMGGGVEVGLHCTYRTVSKAIPAFSLPEVFLGLVPGWGGCALLPNLIGADKAVSVIIENSLNQNKQLKGQQVFDLGIADALFEGADFLEQSLLWTAQVLKGDIEVERPVIDRGEAWDQAVAKGRLIADGKVHGAAPAAYRALDIIAAAKNGDLQQGYDAEDQALADLIMGGELRAGIYSFNLVQKRGKRPAGAPDKNLARPVTKVGVVGAGLMASQLALLFLRRLEVPVVLTDIDQERVDKGVGYVHAEIDKLLGKGRINQDKANRLKALVTGVLDKAEGFSDADFVIEAVFEEIGVKQQVFAEVEAVAPAHAILATNTSSLSVTEMASKLKHPERVVGFHFFNPVAVLPLLEIVRGEKTDDASLATAFAVAKKLKKTAVLVKDAPAFVVNRILTRFMGEIQNVIDEGTPVEVAEKAVEPLGLPMSPLVLLELVGPAIGLHVSETLNRAFPDRFTVSPNLAAVVKAGKRGFYVYDSGKPELDPEVAALLKQGDSVLTEEQVRERVLDAVAQEIGLMLDEGVVAEAQDIDLCLITGAGWPFHLGGITPYLDREGVSERVNGKKFLAPGVASIPA; the protein is encoded by the coding sequence GTGAGCACCACCGCCGAGCTTCTGAAGCAGGCCTCGGACCTGTTCCCCGACGAGGTCGTGACGTCCGCGCACGTACGCCACCTCGACCTGCCGTTCGGGGCCGGCCGCTTCGCGCTGATCACCCTGGACAACGGCCTGGACCACACCAAGCCGACCACCTTCGGACCGGCCTCGCTGGCGAACCTCAACACCGCGATCGACCAGGTCGAGAAGGAGGCGGCCGAGGGCACGATCGTCGGCGCCGGTGTCACCGGCAAGCCGTTCATCTTCGCGGTCGGCGCCGACCTCAAGGGCGTCGAGCTGCTCAAGGAGCACGAGCACGCGCTCGCCATCGGCAAGGGCGGCCACGAGGTCTTCAAGCGCCTCGCGGGCCTGGCCGTGCCGACCTTCGCGTACTACAACGGCGCCGCGATGGGCGGTGGCGTCGAGGTCGGTCTGCACTGCACGTACCGCACCGTCTCGAAGGCCATCCCGGCGTTCTCCCTCCCCGAGGTGTTCCTGGGCCTGGTCCCGGGCTGGGGCGGCTGCGCGCTGCTGCCGAACCTGATCGGCGCCGACAAGGCCGTCTCGGTGATCATCGAGAACAGCCTCAACCAGAACAAGCAGCTCAAGGGCCAGCAGGTCTTCGATCTGGGCATCGCCGACGCCCTCTTCGAGGGCGCCGACTTCCTGGAGCAGTCGCTGCTCTGGACGGCCCAGGTGCTGAAGGGCGACATCGAGGTCGAGCGCCCGGTGATCGACCGCGGTGAGGCCTGGGACCAGGCCGTCGCCAAGGGCCGCCTCATCGCGGACGGCAAGGTGCACGGCGCCGCCCCGGCCGCCTACCGCGCCCTCGACATCATCGCCGCCGCCAAGAACGGCGACCTGCAGCAGGGTTACGACGCCGAGGACCAGGCCCTCGCCGACCTGATCATGGGCGGCGAACTCCGCGCCGGTATCTACTCGTTCAACCTGGTGCAGAAGCGCGGCAAGCGGCCTGCCGGTGCGCCCGACAAGAACCTCGCGCGTCCCGTGACCAAGGTGGGTGTCGTCGGTGCCGGTCTGATGGCCAGCCAGCTCGCCCTGCTCTTCCTGCGCCGCCTGGAGGTGCCGGTCGTGCTGACCGACATCGACCAGGAGCGCGTCGACAAGGGTGTGGGCTACGTCCACGCCGAGATCGACAAGCTGCTCGGCAAGGGCCGCATCAACCAGGACAAGGCCAACCGCCTCAAGGCGCTGGTCACCGGTGTCCTGGACAAGGCCGAGGGCTTCTCCGACGCGGACTTCGTCATCGAGGCCGTGTTCGAGGAGATCGGCGTCAAGCAGCAGGTGTTCGCGGAGGTCGAGGCGGTCGCCCCGGCGCACGCGATCCTCGCGACCAACACCTCCTCGCTGTCGGTGACGGAGATGGCGTCGAAGCTCAAGCACCCCGAGCGGGTCGTGGGCTTCCACTTCTTCAACCCGGTCGCGGTCCTCCCGCTGCTGGAGATCGTCCGCGGTGAGAAGACCGACGACGCCTCCCTGGCCACGGCGTTCGCCGTCGCCAAGAAGCTGAAGAAGACCGCGGTTCTGGTCAAGGACGCCCCGGCGTTCGTCGTGAACCGCATCCTGACCCGCTTCATGGGTGAGATCCAGAACGTCATCGACGAGGGCACCCCGGTCGAGGTCGCCGAGAAGGCCGTGGAGCCGCTCGGTCTGCCGATGTCCCCGCTGGTGCTGCTCGAGCTGGTCGGCCCGGCGATCGGACTGCACGTCTCGGAGACCCTCAACCGGGCCTTCCCGGACCGCTTCACGGTCTCCCCGAACCTCGCCGCCGTCGTCAAGGCGGGCAAGCGCGGCTTCTACGTCTACGACAGCGGCAAGCCGGAGCTGGACCCGGAGGTCGCCGCGCTGCTGAAGCAGGGCGACTCCGTCCTCACCGAGGAGCAGGTCCGCGAGCGCGTGCTGGACGCGGTGGCGCAGGAGATCGGGCTCATGCTCGACGAGGGTGTCGTCGCCGAGGCGCAGGACATCGACCTGTGCCTGATCACGGGCGCCGGCTGGCCCTTCCACCTGGGCGGCATCACGCCGTACCTGGACCGCGAGGGCGTCTCGGAGCGCGTGAACGGCAAGAAGTTCCTGGCCCCGGGCGTGGCGAGCATCCCGGCGTAA
- a CDS encoding NlpC/P60 family protein → MPKRKGRPVVHTVTVLTLLAGSAYFTYELRKDEKAKLPATQTITENLNGSGGATGKQTWERLNNPARSVLRDGKGAVIATFTDGARTATLKGRTRTFSEPADTTTKVVTDDWVRLMPETWTKGSEKQQWFKDWFKQYYGSEEDDVFAYAFQYTQGAPVKKDDQGIQYAGHANYGPLKADGVDRYEQTDFYDYLGIPYTFRDGVTVYPQKDRLRSVDCSGYLRLVYGYRARYPLMSDNTHGDGLPRTADGMARGKEGVDIIKLQGPSPWYVRPQNIDVLQPGDLLFFKMDHRTANHMDHSAIYLGPDTEGHKVFISSRKEQNGPTIGDQGGVSRLDGNGFYAGLFRSAKRL, encoded by the coding sequence ATGCCGAAGCGCAAAGGCCGCCCCGTCGTCCACACGGTGACGGTCCTGACCCTGCTCGCGGGCAGCGCCTACTTCACCTACGAGCTGCGCAAGGACGAGAAGGCGAAGCTCCCGGCCACCCAGACGATCACCGAGAACCTGAACGGCTCGGGCGGGGCGACCGGCAAGCAGACCTGGGAACGGCTGAACAACCCGGCGCGCTCGGTGCTGCGCGACGGCAAGGGCGCGGTCATCGCCACCTTCACGGACGGCGCCCGTACGGCCACCCTCAAGGGCCGGACCCGCACCTTCAGCGAACCGGCCGACACCACCACCAAGGTGGTCACCGACGACTGGGTCCGCCTCATGCCGGAGACATGGACCAAGGGGTCCGAGAAGCAGCAGTGGTTCAAGGACTGGTTCAAGCAGTACTACGGCAGCGAGGAGGACGACGTCTTCGCGTACGCCTTCCAGTACACCCAGGGCGCCCCGGTCAAGAAGGACGACCAGGGCATCCAGTACGCCGGCCACGCGAACTACGGCCCCCTCAAGGCCGACGGCGTCGACCGCTACGAGCAGACCGACTTCTACGACTACCTGGGCATCCCGTACACCTTCCGCGACGGCGTCACGGTGTACCCGCAGAAGGACCGGCTGCGTTCCGTGGACTGCTCCGGTTATCTGCGCCTGGTCTATGGCTACCGGGCCCGCTACCCGCTGATGTCCGACAACACCCACGGCGACGGGCTGCCGCGCACCGCCGACGGCATGGCCCGCGGCAAGGAGGGCGTGGACATCATCAAGCTCCAGGGCCCGAGCCCCTGGTACGTGCGGCCGCAGAACATCGACGTCCTGCAGCCCGGTGATCTGCTGTTCTTCAAGATGGACCACCGCACCGCCAACCACATGGACCACTCCGCGATCTACCTCGGCCCGGACACCGAGGGCCACAAGGTCTTCATCTCCAGCCGCAAGGAGCAGAACGGCCCCACCATCGGCGACCAGGGCGGTGTCTCGCGCCTCGACGGCAACGGCTTCTACGCCGGGCTGTTCCGCAGCGCGAAGCGGCTGTGA
- a CDS encoding poly-gamma-glutamate biosynthesis protein PgsC/CapC, with protein sequence MIPSVLTPEIAAIGIGLGLMFSLMCYLTTNLSPGGMITPGWLALTLIEDLQRAALVVGVTVLTYLATLLMQKFVILYGKRLFAAVVLSGVLIQATVIIVLQKEFPLLYANQTLGFIVPGLIGYQLVRQPKGATLLSVGSVTLATYVVLTAGILLGLMPTA encoded by the coding sequence TTGATCCCCTCCGTCCTCACCCCCGAGATCGCCGCGATCGGCATCGGCCTGGGCCTGATGTTCTCGCTCATGTGCTACCTGACGACCAACCTGTCGCCGGGCGGCATGATCACCCCGGGGTGGCTCGCCCTCACCCTCATCGAGGACCTGCAGCGCGCCGCGCTCGTCGTCGGTGTGACCGTCCTGACGTACCTCGCCACGCTGCTCATGCAGAAGTTCGTGATCCTGTACGGCAAGCGGCTCTTCGCGGCCGTCGTGCTCAGCGGCGTGCTCATCCAGGCCACCGTGATCATCGTGCTGCAGAAGGAGTTCCCGCTGCTGTACGCGAACCAGACGCTCGGCTTCATCGTCCCCGGCCTGATCGGCTACCAGCTGGTCCGCCAGCCCAAGGGCGCGACCCTGCTGTCCGTCGGCTCGGTCACCCTCGCCACCTATGTGGTGCTGACCGCCGGCATCCTCCTGGGCCTCATGCCGACCGCCTGA
- the pgsB gene encoding poly-gamma-glutamate synthase PgsB, which produces MLFLYTVLLVGCAILLIAGVVEQRRHFVNLEHIPTRVLVNGIRGKSSITRLCAGALRGGDLVTVAKTTGTAARFIHPDATEEPVYRKFGIANVVEQIGIVRRAAAYKPDALVIECMAVMPALQEINQSKLIRSTIGVLCNVREDHLAEMGPTLDDVARSLCRSMPEDGICVTAEKDRFHILQKEADSRNCKLVYADPETVTDEELRGFSWFTFKENVAIALAVAELLGVDRETALRGMYDAPPDPGVLSVERYLTPEGKKLRFANVFAANDPESTLMNINQLLDLGAVHRPLNVVINCRPDRVERNGQMGEIIPGLDPERVFVIGHPAKSAIDAIPAGFRSRAVDLGGDKRDPGEFMAKLLDQLGPDSSLVAIGNIHGQGEILLEHLAELPPDESADEPAAAAPAGRTEAAPAMAEHVETMQLYVPRIDPYQRYPEAYEARDAQPQPYVPQLPAQTPYETPYVTPYDTPSADDSQQWHSPGEPR; this is translated from the coding sequence GTGCTCTTCCTCTACACCGTGCTGCTGGTCGGCTGCGCGATCCTGCTCATAGCGGGCGTCGTGGAACAGCGGCGGCACTTCGTCAACCTGGAACACATCCCCACCCGGGTCCTGGTCAACGGCATCCGGGGCAAGTCCTCCATCACCCGGCTGTGCGCGGGCGCGCTGCGCGGCGGCGACCTGGTCACCGTCGCCAAGACCACCGGCACCGCCGCCCGGTTCATCCACCCGGACGCCACCGAGGAGCCGGTCTACCGCAAGTTCGGCATCGCCAACGTGGTCGAGCAGATCGGCATCGTCCGGCGCGCCGCCGCGTACAAGCCGGACGCGCTGGTCATCGAGTGCATGGCCGTCATGCCGGCCCTGCAGGAGATCAACCAGTCCAAGCTGATCCGCTCCACCATCGGCGTGCTCTGCAACGTCCGCGAGGACCACCTCGCCGAGATGGGCCCCACCCTGGACGACGTGGCCCGCTCGCTGTGCCGCTCGATGCCCGAGGACGGCATCTGTGTCACCGCCGAGAAGGACCGCTTCCACATCCTCCAGAAGGAGGCGGACTCCCGTAACTGCAAGCTGGTCTACGCCGATCCCGAGACGGTCACCGACGAGGAGCTGCGCGGCTTCAGCTGGTTCACCTTCAAGGAGAACGTGGCCATCGCCCTCGCCGTCGCCGAACTCCTCGGCGTCGACCGCGAGACGGCCCTGCGAGGCATGTACGACGCCCCGCCGGACCCCGGTGTCCTCTCCGTCGAGCGCTATCTGACGCCCGAGGGCAAGAAGCTGCGCTTCGCCAACGTCTTCGCGGCCAACGACCCCGAGTCGACGCTGATGAACATCAACCAGCTGCTCGACCTCGGCGCCGTCCACCGCCCGCTCAACGTGGTCATCAACTGCCGCCCCGACCGCGTCGAACGCAACGGGCAGATGGGCGAGATCATCCCCGGCCTCGACCCCGAGCGCGTCTTCGTCATCGGCCACCCGGCCAAGTCGGCCATCGACGCCATCCCCGCCGGGTTCCGCTCCCGCGCCGTCGACCTCGGCGGCGACAAGCGCGACCCCGGGGAGTTCATGGCCAAGCTGCTGGACCAGCTCGGCCCGGACTCCTCGCTGGTCGCGATCGGCAACATCCACGGCCAGGGCGAGATCCTGCTGGAGCACCTCGCCGAACTGCCACCGGACGAGAGCGCCGACGAACCAGCGGCCGCAGCCCCGGCGGGCCGGACCGAAGCGGCACCCGCCATGGCCGAGCACGTCGAGACGATGCAGCTGTACGTGCCCCGCATCGACCCCTACCAGCGCTACCCGGAGGCGTACGAGGCGCGGGACGCGCAGCCGCAGCCGTACGTCCCGCAGCTCCCCGCGCAGACCCCGTACGAGACGCCGTACGTCACGCCGTACGACACCCCCTCCGCCGACGACAGCCAGCAGTGGCACAGCCCAGGAGAACCGCGTTGA
- a CDS encoding cache domain-containing protein, whose product MSLIGGIRPPIAVLSALLLTLAGITALVLGRVDDAGVPRAVMTSQQHFAEDGAVALRASIDESVTDVTRSAALFGAGQPVSGDAVLDKLGSTYQKWTGTAVVEIRTGKLVAARGETVPLTSVDLSSLKGEDGLAPRMVRLRNGEVRLLSFGLLTWPGKPQLLLVASRNLKFPGISLGQFRSIAVVDSAGAILSSDGIAEPESARNSTDRKDIKDSAKQLKDFAQRAARKAEQDPRSSKEPGSGGYQGVSGSLLGGKPAGDRSVAGYATLAAAEPGVTTTAGGLGLSVVAMVKVTEESGGTHSPVFGLAAGGALLLVGALAVAVLLGTVQRPLIRLFLESRRLTRGDLTRPVTVPGYGEAHRIGGALERLRRQLLGESAEATGPAERPTGLRRVGTGALLAVCAALLLAWSAPLMLLVNRADSTADVPRQLVNDQRERTDTLSDRVRRALNEGDADLQSVASLIGDKTSPEAMEEVLERTYNENRRYRSLYVVDSHGGIQAREGKEPKVIKSDRVSGKPLRLLGRGGKEPVVVVAAEIPGRSGAQLVGEFRVEFFNALLTRPGLGVVRLVDDRHRVIAGNTGFLAFQSLPDQHLKDLVTAGAQRLGKKPRPGGVLYRENGIRIAAAAPFSGSGSAESLHWGVVSWQPVDRLAIPEYDAQHRTVLAGLLGAAAAVACLGWLHIVVARPLSTLADRAEALAGGDRKTVLFPQHHDEVGAVTRSLELIRQQLQDQSRRQPRRTPSPQPTAQPSPPEQYTRN is encoded by the coding sequence ATGTCGCTGATCGGCGGCATACGCCCGCCGATCGCGGTCCTCTCGGCGTTGCTGCTGACGCTCGCCGGCATCACGGCACTCGTGCTCGGCCGTGTCGACGACGCCGGTGTGCCGAGGGCGGTCATGACGTCCCAGCAGCACTTCGCCGAGGACGGCGCCGTAGCGCTGCGTGCCTCCATCGACGAGTCCGTCACCGACGTCACCCGCTCCGCCGCGCTGTTCGGCGCCGGGCAGCCGGTCTCCGGTGACGCGGTTCTCGACAAGCTCGGCAGCACCTACCAGAAGTGGACGGGCACCGCCGTCGTCGAGATCCGCACCGGCAAGCTCGTCGCGGCCCGTGGCGAGACGGTGCCGCTGACCTCCGTGGACCTCTCCTCGCTCAAGGGCGAGGACGGGCTGGCCCCGCGCATGGTGCGGCTGAGGAACGGCGAGGTACGGCTGCTGTCCTTCGGGCTGCTGACCTGGCCGGGCAAACCACAGCTGCTGCTGGTCGCCTCCCGGAACCTGAAGTTTCCCGGTATCAGTCTCGGCCAGTTCCGCTCCATCGCCGTGGTCGACTCGGCCGGCGCGATCCTCAGCAGCGACGGCATCGCCGAACCGGAGTCGGCGCGCAACAGCACCGACCGCAAGGACATCAAGGACTCCGCCAAGCAGCTCAAGGACTTCGCCCAGCGGGCCGCCCGCAAGGCGGAGCAGGATCCGCGCAGCAGCAAGGAGCCCGGTAGCGGCGGCTACCAGGGCGTCAGCGGCAGCCTGCTCGGCGGGAAACCGGCCGGCGACCGGTCCGTCGCCGGCTACGCCACCCTCGCCGCGGCCGAGCCCGGCGTCACCACCACCGCCGGCGGGCTCGGGCTGTCCGTGGTCGCCATGGTCAAGGTGACCGAGGAGTCCGGCGGGACCCATTCCCCGGTGTTCGGACTGGCGGCGGGCGGCGCGCTGCTCCTCGTCGGCGCACTGGCCGTGGCGGTGCTGCTGGGCACCGTGCAACGCCCGCTCATCCGGCTGTTCCTGGAGTCCCGCCGGCTCACCCGCGGCGATCTGACCCGGCCCGTCACCGTCCCCGGCTACGGCGAGGCGCACCGTATCGGCGGCGCCCTGGAGCGGCTGCGCCGCCAGCTGCTCGGCGAGAGCGCCGAGGCCACCGGCCCTGCCGAGCGCCCGACCGGGCTGCGCCGGGTGGGCACCGGCGCCCTCCTCGCAGTCTGCGCGGCCCTGCTGCTCGCCTGGTCCGCACCGCTGATGCTGCTGGTCAACCGCGCCGACAGCACGGCCGACGTACCCCGGCAGCTCGTCAACGACCAGCGCGAACGCACCGACACGCTCAGCGACCGGGTGCGCCGCGCGCTCAACGAGGGCGACGCCGACCTGCAGTCGGTCGCTTCCCTCATCGGCGACAAGACCTCACCCGAGGCCATGGAGGAGGTGCTGGAGCGCACCTACAACGAGAACAGGCGCTACCGCTCCCTCTACGTCGTCGACTCGCACGGCGGGATCCAGGCCCGCGAGGGCAAGGAACCGAAGGTGATCAAGTCCGACCGCGTCTCCGGCAAGCCCCTCAGGCTGCTGGGCCGCGGCGGCAAGGAGCCCGTGGTCGTCGTCGCCGCCGAGATCCCCGGCCGTAGCGGAGCCCAGCTGGTCGGCGAGTTCCGCGTCGAGTTCTTCAACGCGCTGCTGACCCGGCCGGGTCTCGGCGTGGTCCGGCTCGTGGACGACCGGCACCGGGTCATCGCCGGCAACACCGGCTTCCTCGCCTTCCAGTCGCTGCCAGACCAGCACCTGAAAGACCTCGTCACGGCCGGCGCCCAGCGGCTCGGCAAGAAGCCGCGCCCGGGCGGCGTGCTGTACCGCGAGAACGGGATACGGATCGCCGCCGCCGCGCCGTTCTCCGGCAGCGGCTCGGCCGAGTCGCTGCACTGGGGCGTGGTCAGCTGGCAGCCCGTCGACCGGCTCGCCATCCCCGAGTACGACGCCCAGCACCGCACCGTCCTGGCCGGTCTGCTCGGCGCCGCCGCGGCCGTCGCCTGCCTGGGCTGGCTGCACATCGTGGTGGCCCGGCCGCTGAGCACTCTGGCCGACCGGGCCGAGGCGCTGGCCGGAGGCGACCGCAAGACGGTGCTCTTCCCGCAGCACCACGACGAGGTCGGCGCCGTCACCCGCTCCCTGGAACTCATCCGGCAGCAACTGCAGGACCAGAGCCGCAGGCAGCCCCGCCGCACCCCGTCCCCGCAGCCCACGGCACAGCCGTCCCCGCCCGAGCAGTACACAAGGAACTGA